From a single Fusobacterium ulcerans ATCC 49185 genomic region:
- a CDS encoding acyl-[ACP]--phospholipid O-acyltransferase, whose amino-acid sequence MLLKNKRFLPLFITQFFGAFNDNMLKTAIMAFITYNLTLNRDHEGMLLNFISILFILPFFFLSATAGQLADKYHRDKIAKVLKCAEFILMILTAAAVFFKFYYGLIIILFFMSIQSAFFGPVKYSIIPQHLEECELIEGNAIIDGATYFSILLGTILGAHITSPEITVGILVFCSLLGMLSSFKIPSAPAPRPDLSMSFNIFKTIKLTLKKISEIRSIYITILGLSWFWALGAVILTQLYPMCSDLLGLSRNAVAVFMFIFSLGMAAGTFVCTKVMRGIVHPTFVPLSSIGIGIATFFLYLFTKDYVTPETHIRTVAFFKSIPGVKLSFILFFLAFFGGMYIVPLNAFLQNKAPKKYLATIIAGNNIMNAVGIVIFSALVLGLFKIGFIISDIFFLISIICLCVSLYILTIIPDALPRSMAQSILALIFKMEVTGLENYEKAGKRVLIIANHTSLLDGLLVASFMPEKLIFAINTTIAKKWWIRIFKPVVKLYPIDPTNPLALKQLINELKNNEKCIIFPEGRITVTGSLMKVYEGAGVVALKANANILPIRIDGAQYSKFSYLKTKFKTKLFPRIKITILPPTKIKLSEGDKGSVKREKIGDQLYEIMTSMIFKSSPVKESIFKSLLNAVKIHGKKHMIMEDISRQPMNYKNFILKSYVIGEAIKRNFKEKNIGLILPNSMINALVFFGMQSIGKIPAMINFTQGKSQILSCIKTAEISTVITAKRMIEMLQLEDLVETLEENGVKIIYLEEFQSKINIATKLSGFFNYLLKKAPQTNYNDPCTILFTSGSEGIPKAVLLSHENLQANRFQMTSLFSFTSQDIMFNALPMFHSFGLGVGTILPLLSGIKVFFYPSPVHYKIVPELVYDSNATILCGTDTFFNGYAKQANPYDFYNIKYAMVGAEKLKDSTYYQWMERFGVRVLEGYGVTEASPVIAVNTPMYQKRGSVGRLLPDIEYKLEAVPGIEKGGRLWIKGKNIMLGYLKDGKVVQPEGGWYDTGDIVDIDENKFVTILGRAKRFAKIAGEMVSLTAVEEIINGYLKDSPSAVTAIPDEKKGEQLVLVTEKNDINSKEMLNYFKEKLYSELWVPKKIVTVDKLPLLGTGKVDYVKVKEMAEKQ is encoded by the coding sequence ATGCTGTTAAAAAATAAAAGATTTCTACCTTTATTTATAACCCAATTCTTTGGAGCTTTTAATGATAATATGCTGAAAACAGCTATCATGGCTTTTATTACTTACAATCTTACATTAAATAGAGATCATGAAGGAATGTTGCTGAATTTTATCTCTATTCTCTTTATTCTTCCTTTTTTCTTTTTATCTGCCACTGCTGGACAGTTGGCTGATAAATATCACAGGGATAAGATTGCTAAAGTTTTAAAATGTGCAGAGTTTATATTAATGATACTTACTGCTGCTGCAGTTTTCTTTAAATTTTATTATGGACTTATCATCATTCTGTTTTTTATGAGTATTCAGTCAGCTTTCTTCGGTCCTGTTAAATATTCTATTATTCCTCAGCACCTTGAAGAATGTGAATTAATAGAAGGAAATGCTATAATAGATGGAGCTACATATTTTTCTATATTACTTGGAACTATTTTAGGAGCTCATATCACATCACCAGAGATAACTGTTGGAATACTTGTTTTCTGTTCTCTCCTTGGTATGCTGAGTAGTTTTAAGATACCATCTGCTCCAGCTCCAAGACCTGATTTATCTATGAGTTTCAATATATTTAAAACTATAAAATTAACACTAAAGAAAATATCTGAAATAAGAAGTATATACATAACTATTTTAGGGCTCTCATGGTTTTGGGCACTTGGAGCAGTTATCCTTACTCAGCTCTACCCTATGTGCAGTGATTTATTGGGACTTTCCAGAAATGCTGTGGCTGTATTTATGTTTATCTTTTCATTAGGTATGGCTGCTGGAACTTTTGTTTGTACGAAAGTAATGAGAGGTATTGTTCATCCTACATTTGTTCCATTAAGTTCTATTGGAATAGGTATTGCTACTTTTTTCCTTTATCTTTTTACTAAGGATTATGTAACTCCTGAAACTCATATTAGAACAGTTGCATTTTTTAAATCAATACCAGGGGTAAAATTATCTTTTATTCTATTTTTTCTCGCTTTCTTTGGGGGAATGTATATAGTTCCTTTAAATGCCTTTTTACAGAATAAAGCACCTAAGAAATATCTGGCTACCATCATAGCCGGAAATAATATAATGAATGCTGTCGGAATAGTAATTTTCTCTGCTCTTGTTCTTGGACTTTTTAAAATAGGATTTATTATATCAGATATCTTTTTCTTAATATCTATTATCTGTTTATGTGTATCTTTATATATACTTACTATCATTCCAGATGCTCTTCCTAGATCTATGGCACAGAGTATTCTTGCCCTTATATTCAAGATGGAAGTTACTGGTCTGGAAAATTATGAAAAAGCTGGAAAAAGGGTCCTTATAATTGCAAATCATACTTCTTTGCTAGATGGATTGCTTGTTGCTTCTTTCATGCCAGAAAAATTGATATTTGCAATTAATACAACAATTGCTAAAAAATGGTGGATAAGAATATTTAAACCAGTGGTAAAACTTTACCCTATTGATCCTACAAATCCTTTAGCATTAAAACAGCTTATCAATGAATTAAAAAACAATGAAAAGTGTATTATATTCCCTGAGGGAAGAATAACTGTAACAGGTTCTTTGATGAAAGTATATGAGGGAGCAGGGGTAGTAGCTTTAAAAGCTAATGCTAATATTCTTCCTATCAGAATAGATGGTGCTCAATATTCAAAATTTTCATATTTAAAAACTAAATTTAAAACTAAACTTTTTCCTAGAATAAAAATTACAATACTTCCTCCTACTAAAATAAAGTTATCTGAAGGAGATAAAGGAAGTGTAAAGAGGGAAAAAATAGGAGATCAGCTTTATGAAATTATGACTTCTATGATTTTTAAATCTTCTCCTGTAAAAGAAAGTATTTTTAAATCACTGTTAAATGCTGTTAAAATACATGGTAAAAAACATATGATTATGGAAGATATTTCCAGACAGCCTATGAACTACAAAAATTTCATATTAAAATCATATGTTATTGGAGAAGCTATAAAAAGAAACTTTAAAGAAAAAAATATTGGATTGATTCTTCCAAATTCAATGATAAATGCTTTGGTATTCTTTGGAATGCAGTCTATTGGCAAGATTCCTGCTATGATTAATTTTACTCAGGGAAAAAGCCAAATATTATCATGCATAAAAACTGCTGAAATATCAACAGTTATTACAGCTAAAAGAATGATAGAAATGCTTCAATTAGAAGATCTCGTTGAAACTTTAGAAGAAAATGGAGTAAAAATTATCTATCTTGAAGAGTTTCAATCAAAAATAAATATAGCTACAAAATTATCTGGTTTCTTTAATTATCTTTTAAAGAAAGCTCCACAAACAAATTATAATGATCCTTGTACTATTCTTTTTACATCAGGATCTGAAGGAATTCCCAAAGCTGTGCTTTTAAGTCATGAAAACTTACAGGCTAATAGATTTCAAATGACTTCACTATTTTCATTTACAAGTCAGGATATTATGTTTAATGCTCTTCCTATGTTCCATTCTTTTGGACTAGGAGTAGGAACTATTTTGCCTTTGCTTTCAGGAATAAAAGTATTTTTCTATCCTTCTCCTGTACATTACAAAATAGTGCCAGAATTAGTTTATGATTCTAATGCTACTATTTTATGTGGAACAGATACATTCTTTAATGGATATGCTAAACAGGCTAATCCTTATGATTTTTATAATATAAAATATGCTATGGTAGGAGCAGAAAAATTAAAAGACTCTACTTACTATCAATGGATGGAAAGATTTGGTGTAAGAGTTTTAGAAGGATATGGAGTAACAGAAGCCAGTCCAGTTATTGCTGTAAATACTCCTATGTATCAAAAAAGAGGAAGTGTAGGAAGACTTTTACCTGATATAGAATATAAGCTGGAAGCTGTTCCTGGAATAGAAAAAGGCGGAAGACTATGGATAAAAGGAAAAAATATCATGCTTGGCTACTTGAAAGATGGAAAAGTAGTCCAGCCAGAAGGTGGATGGTATGATACTGGGGATATTGTAGATATTGATGAAAATAAATTTGTTACTATTTTGGGAAGAGCTAAAAGATTTGCTAAAATAGCTGGTGAAATGGTTTCTCTTACTGCTGTAGAAGAAATAATAAATGGATATCTTAAAGACTCTCCTAGTGCTGTTACTGCCATTCCTGATGAAAAGAAAGGAGAGCAGTTAGTTCTAGTCACAGAAAAAAATGATATTAACAGTAAAGAAATGCTAAACTATTTCAAAGAAAAACTTTACAGTGAATTATGGGTTCCTAAAAAAATTGTTACAGTAGATAAATTACCTTTACTTGGTACAGGAAAAGTAGATTATGTAAAAGTTAAAGAAATGGCTGAAAAACAGTAG
- a CDS encoding M48 family metallopeptidase, whose amino-acid sequence MNFKVTITRKKIKNIIIKINSNGEVLVSAPKRVPQKYIEQLIMQKEKWIIEKINSISQYYSNRRPISYVNGDEIFYLGKKYILEIIPSGKNFIEQDEEKIYIYCKKPESVDEKKKILEKWFREKISSILEKLTLETGEKVGYLPKEIKVRSMKSRWGSCNTTRKIITYNLHLIEKPLPAIEYVVLHELSHLPYPHHQKEFWNFVEKYMPDWKLRKKILNNKA is encoded by the coding sequence ATGAACTTTAAAGTAACTATAACAAGAAAAAAGATAAAAAATATTATAATAAAAATTAACTCAAATGGCGAAGTATTAGTATCTGCTCCTAAAAGAGTTCCTCAAAAATATATAGAGCAGCTGATTATGCAGAAAGAAAAATGGATAATAGAAAAAATTAATTCTATTAGTCAATATTATTCTAATAGAAGACCTATTTCTTATGTAAATGGTGATGAAATTTTCTATCTTGGAAAAAAATATATTTTAGAAATTATTCCTTCAGGGAAAAATTTTATAGAACAAGATGAAGAAAAAATATATATTTATTGTAAAAAACCTGAATCAGTTGATGAAAAAAAGAAAATTCTTGAGAAATGGTTCAGAGAAAAAATATCATCTATTTTAGAAAAACTTACTCTGGAAACAGGAGAAAAAGTTGGATATCTTCCAAAAGAAATAAAAGTAAGGAGCATGAAAAGCAGATGGGGTTCTTGTAATACTACAAGAAAAATAATCACATATAATCTTCATCTTATAGAAAAACCTCTTCCAGCTATTGAATATGTGGTTTTACATGAACTTTCACATCTTCCATATCCTCATCATCAAAAAGAGTTTTGGAATTTTGTAGAAAAATATATGCCTGACTGGAAATTAAGAAAAAAGATTCTAAATAATAAGGCGTAG
- the lepA gene encoding translation elongation factor 4: MLQKHKRNFSIIAHIDHGKSTIADRLLEFTGTVTKREMKEQLLDSMDLEREKGITIKAQAVTLYYKAKDGIEYELNLIDTPGHVDFIYEVSRSLAACEGALLVVDAAQGVEAQTLANVYLAIENNLEVVPVINKIDLPAADPEKVRHEIEDIIGLPADDAVMCSGKTGIGIDDLLEAIVAKVPAPAYDEEAPLKALIFDSKFDDYRGVITYVKVLDGSIKKGNKIKIWSTEKEFDVLEVGVFAPTMRPQNELTSGSVGYIITGVKTIHDTRVGDTVTNAKEPCMFPLEGFKPAQSMVFAGIYPLFTDDYEDLRDALEKLQLNDASLTYVPETSLALGFGFRCGFLGLLHMEIIVERLRREYDIDLISTTPSVEYKVNMDKGNVLVIDNPCEFPDPGKGRLSVEEPFIRGKVIVPKEYVGNVMELCQEKRGIFIGMDFIDDTRSLLTYELPLAEIVIDFYDKLKSRTKGYASFEYELVGYKESDLVKVDILVSGKPVDAFSFIAHRDGAYSRGRAICEKLREVIPRQQFEIPIQAALGSKVIARETIKAFRKNVIAKCYGGDITRKKKLLEKQKEGKKRMKSIGNVEIPQEAFVSVLKLND; this comes from the coding sequence ATGTTGCAAAAGCATAAGAGAAACTTTTCGATAATTGCTCATATAGATCATGGTAAATCAACAATAGCAGATAGATTGTTAGAGTTTACAGGAACTGTAACTAAAAGAGAAATGAAAGAGCAGCTTCTTGACTCTATGGATTTGGAAAGAGAAAAGGGAATAACAATAAAAGCTCAGGCAGTTACTTTATACTATAAAGCAAAAGATGGAATAGAATATGAATTAAATCTTATAGATACTCCAGGACATGTGGATTTTATTTATGAAGTATCTAGATCACTGGCAGCCTGTGAAGGTGCTCTTCTTGTAGTAGATGCAGCTCAGGGAGTGGAAGCACAGACACTTGCTAATGTATATCTGGCTATAGAAAATAATCTGGAAGTAGTACCAGTAATTAATAAAATTGACCTTCCAGCAGCAGACCCAGAAAAAGTAAGACATGAAATAGAAGATATAATAGGTCTTCCAGCTGATGATGCAGTAATGTGTTCAGGAAAGACTGGGATAGGAATAGATGACTTACTAGAAGCAATAGTAGCTAAAGTACCAGCTCCAGCATATGATGAAGAAGCTCCATTAAAAGCATTGATTTTTGACTCTAAGTTTGATGATTATAGAGGGGTCATTACTTATGTAAAAGTTTTAGATGGATCTATTAAAAAAGGAAACAAGATAAAAATTTGGTCTACAGAAAAAGAATTTGATGTACTGGAGGTTGGAGTATTTGCACCAACTATGAGACCACAAAATGAACTTACTTCAGGGTCAGTTGGGTATATTATTACAGGAGTAAAAACTATTCATGATACAAGAGTTGGAGATACTGTAACTAATGCTAAAGAGCCGTGTATGTTCCCATTAGAAGGATTTAAACCAGCTCAGTCAATGGTTTTTGCTGGAATTTATCCTTTGTTTACAGATGATTATGAAGATTTAAGAGATGCACTTGAAAAATTACAATTAAATGATGCTTCACTTACATATGTACCAGAAACTTCACTAGCTTTAGGATTTGGATTTAGATGTGGATTCCTTGGACTTCTACATATGGAGATAATTGTTGAAAGATTGAGAAGAGAGTATGATATAGACCTCATTTCGACTACTCCATCAGTTGAATATAAAGTAAATATGGATAAGGGAAATGTTCTTGTTATAGATAACCCTTGTGAATTTCCAGATCCAGGAAAAGGAAGATTATCTGTAGAAGAACCTTTTATAAGAGGAAAAGTAATAGTACCAAAAGAATATGTAGGAAATGTAATGGAGCTTTGTCAGGAAAAAAGGGGAATTTTCATAGGTATGGACTTTATAGATGATACTAGATCACTTCTTACTTATGAGCTGCCTCTTGCTGAAATTGTAATTGATTTTTATGATAAATTGAAATCAAGAACTAAGGGTTATGCTTCATTTGAATATGAACTTGTAGGATATAAAGAATCTGATCTTGTAAAAGTTGATATACTTGTATCTGGAAAACCAGTGGATGCCTTTTCATTTATAGCTCATAGAGATGGAGCTTATTCAAGAGGAAGAGCTATCTGTGAAAAACTTAGAGAAGTCATTCCAAGACAGCAGTTTGAAATACCTATTCAGGCAGCATTGGGATCAAAAGTTATAGCAAGAGAAACTATAAAAGCTTTTAGAAAGAACGTTATAGCTAAATGTTATGGTGGAGATATCACAAGAAAGAAAAAACTTCTTGAAAAACAAAAAGAAGGAAAGAAAAGAATGAAGAGTATAGGAAATGTTGAAATTCCTCAGGAAGCATTCGTTTCAGTTCTCAAGTTAAATGATTAA